The following are from one region of the Actinopolyspora halophila DSM 43834 genome:
- a CDS encoding SAM-dependent methyltransferase, translated as MDNSAHELNVDRPNSARLYDVFLGGSHNTATDRELAERIRSSAPRWSLGAQLNRSFLRCAVQYMASAGIDQFLDLGSGIPTVGNVHEIAEQHNSGARVVYVDYETIAYNTSRAELADNPNVTVIKADLRDPDSVLNHPETVELLDFSRPVGLLIVGVLLFIGPRDKPGELVATYRSQLTSGSYLALSQASDDDLPPDLQTEIDQVVASYEHADEQLVLRSYDEVAGWFSGTELVEPGIVHYPDWSPGQQALDEHQRSCRYGYVGVGRVP; from the coding sequence ATGGACAACAGCGCTCACGAGCTGAACGTGGACCGTCCGAACTCGGCACGGCTGTACGACGTGTTCCTCGGGGGCAGTCACAACACGGCCACGGACCGGGAACTGGCCGAACGGATCCGTTCCAGCGCGCCGCGATGGTCGCTGGGGGCGCAGCTGAACCGCTCGTTCCTGCGGTGCGCCGTGCAGTACATGGCCTCGGCGGGCATCGACCAGTTCCTGGACCTGGGGTCGGGAATACCCACTGTCGGCAACGTCCACGAGATCGCGGAACAGCACAATTCCGGGGCGCGGGTGGTCTATGTGGACTACGAAACGATCGCCTACAACACCTCGCGCGCCGAGCTGGCCGACAACCCGAACGTCACGGTCATCAAAGCGGATCTGCGGGACCCGGACTCGGTGCTGAACCACCCCGAGACCGTCGAACTGCTGGACTTCTCCCGGCCGGTGGGGTTGTTGATCGTCGGGGTGCTGCTGTTCATAGGCCCCCGCGACAAACCGGGCGAACTCGTGGCCACCTACCGTTCCCAGCTGACCTCCGGCAGCTACCTGGCGTTGTCCCAGGCCAGCGACGACGACCTTCCTCCCGACCTGCAGACCGAGATCGACCAGGTCGTGGCCTCCTACGAGCACGCCGACGAGCAGCTCGTGCTGCGCAGCTACGACGAAGTGGCGGGGTGGTTCTCCGGCACCGAGCTCGTGGAACCGGGCATCGTGCACTACCCGGACTGGAGTCCCGGACAGCAGGCCCTGGACGAGCACCAGCGCAGTTGCCGGTACGGCTACGTGGGGGTGGGACGGGTTCCGTGA
- a CDS encoding DUF4386 family protein gives MSERGDPDVRAHRFQTRSAGILALLGTVLTIVGQLLQQRADIPRGAPLEVFGYIAGRPWFTAALIGVLGMLCWAMAFVTAGHALRDPVSRSIARMAEPLLVVATVLFAVNYAHDGLSSGILAQQWISGELDTDTATAAYRVVEILVGGVPTLSQALVGLALAVYALAMLRSGQHSRVLSWLGLISTIGWLLTGSALFLQLPGASFELLLPFSGLATVWVLGIGITLLRRSSSETRPDPN, from the coding sequence ATGTCGGAACGGGGGGATCCGGATGTCCGGGCACATCGATTCCAGACGAGATCGGCTGGAATCCTCGCACTGCTCGGTACCGTCCTGACGATCGTCGGCCAGCTTCTTCAGCAGCGGGCGGACATCCCACGGGGCGCCCCGCTGGAGGTTTTCGGTTACATCGCCGGGAGGCCGTGGTTCACCGCAGCGCTCATCGGGGTCCTCGGGATGCTCTGCTGGGCCATGGCCTTCGTCACGGCCGGGCACGCGTTGCGGGATCCGGTCAGCAGGTCGATCGCACGGATGGCCGAGCCCCTGTTGGTGGTCGCGACCGTCCTGTTCGCGGTCAACTACGCGCACGACGGCCTCAGCAGCGGAATACTCGCGCAGCAGTGGATCTCCGGGGAGCTCGACACCGATACGGCGACAGCCGCCTACCGCGTCGTGGAAATCCTCGTCGGAGGTGTCCCCACCCTGTCCCAAGCCCTCGTGGGCCTGGCGCTGGCGGTGTACGCCCTGGCGATGCTGCGGAGCGGACAGCACTCGCGCGTGCTGTCCTGGTTGGGTCTCATCAGCACTATCGGATGGCTCCTGACCGGTTCGGCGCTGTTCCTGCAGCTCCCCGGTGCTTCCTTCGAGCTGCTCCTGCCGTTCTCCGGCCTGGCCACGGTGTGGGTACTCGGCATCGGGATCACCCTGTTGCGTCGAAGCTCCTCGGAGACGCGTCCCGACCCCAACTAG
- a CDS encoding GntR family transcriptional regulator — protein sequence MSNTTPSDSLPTALTSSAPPAASQPAADRAYRHVKAGLLDGSYPDGHLLSEGEIAQTLEMSRTPVREAFLHLQAEGFLRLYPKRGALVVPITPAEARSLLEARLALESFAIDKLASAPAEQLTSIGVELLEHPACDPAGLSDAEMHEADRAFHARIVSAADSPVVTDLYSALRERQLRITATARTHESPRRTTVTEQHSRLATALRDGDTADAKRCLHEHLAHTMRAIGMSDDFPAPGQ from the coding sequence GTGTCGAACACAACACCCTCGGACTCGCTACCAACGGCCCTGACCAGCTCCGCGCCACCGGCGGCGAGCCAACCCGCCGCCGACCGCGCGTACCGACACGTCAAAGCCGGTCTGCTGGACGGTAGCTACCCGGACGGACACCTGCTGTCCGAAGGTGAGATCGCCCAAACCCTGGAAATGTCACGCACCCCCGTGCGCGAGGCCTTCCTGCACCTGCAGGCCGAAGGATTCCTGCGGCTCTACCCCAAACGCGGCGCGCTCGTCGTGCCGATCACCCCGGCCGAGGCACGTTCCCTGCTGGAGGCACGACTGGCACTGGAAAGCTTCGCGATCGACAAGCTCGCCTCCGCACCGGCCGAGCAGCTCACCAGCATCGGAGTCGAACTGCTCGAACACCCCGCCTGCGACCCGGCCGGGCTCTCCGACGCGGAAATGCACGAAGCCGACCGCGCCTTCCACGCTCGCATCGTCTCCGCGGCCGACAGCCCGGTGGTGACCGACCTCTATAGCGCGCTCCGTGAACGACAACTGCGCATCACCGCCACCGCCCGCACCCACGAGTCACCACGACGCACCACCGTCACCGAACAGCACAGCCGCCTGGCCACGGCCCTCCGCGACGGTGACACGGCCGACGCCAAACGCTGTCTGCACGAACACCTCGCGCACACGATGCGGGCCATCGGCATGAGCGACGACTTCCCCGCCCCCGGACAGTGA
- a CDS encoding polyprenyl synthetase family protein has protein sequence MPTGRTVERTAVDVTASEAHAPAALHLDRIRWNVDAALGQFMDAQAGQAADESLPPLVEVIRDFVSGGKRLRPLFCVCGWVAAGGDVAAPAVFRVGAALELFHAFALIHDDVMDASAYRRGSPTVHRLLAERAAERNGAVTAERFGESAAILVGDICLVWSDELLHDSGVSPQRLSDSRRLLNAMRTEIMAGQYLDVETGGADPSDELDRAWRVIRHKTAAYTVTRPLQIGAALAGTEESLLQACDAYGYPLGEAFQLRDDLLGVFGNPSVTGKSDLDDLRDGKRTVLVALARQQATPGQGVALEELYGNPELDEQGAGRLREIIRQTGAEDVVENMIRVRRDRALDALEKAPMTEPARRSLAELAETATRRQR, from the coding sequence ATGCCAACCGGACGTACCGTCGAACGAACGGCGGTCGACGTGACAGCGAGCGAGGCACACGCGCCTGCCGCGCTGCACCTGGACCGGATTCGGTGGAATGTGGACGCGGCGCTGGGGCAGTTCATGGACGCGCAGGCGGGGCAGGCTGCCGATGAAAGCCTGCCTCCCCTGGTCGAGGTGATTCGCGACTTCGTCAGCGGTGGCAAACGGCTTCGTCCGTTGTTCTGCGTATGCGGCTGGGTGGCAGCAGGAGGTGACGTCGCCGCACCGGCCGTGTTCCGCGTGGGAGCGGCGTTGGAGTTGTTCCACGCGTTCGCCCTTATCCACGACGACGTGATGGACGCGTCGGCGTACCGTCGCGGATCCCCGACCGTCCACCGGCTGCTCGCCGAGCGGGCGGCTGAGCGCAACGGTGCGGTCACCGCGGAACGCTTCGGTGAGAGCGCGGCGATCCTGGTCGGTGACATCTGTCTGGTGTGGTCGGACGAACTGCTGCACGACTCCGGTGTGTCACCGCAGCGGCTCAGCGATTCCCGTCGGTTGCTCAATGCCATGCGCACCGAGATCATGGCCGGCCAGTACCTCGACGTGGAGACCGGTGGGGCCGATCCCTCCGATGAGCTCGACCGCGCGTGGCGCGTCATCCGGCACAAGACGGCTGCCTACACGGTCACGCGCCCGTTGCAGATCGGTGCCGCGTTGGCCGGGACCGAGGAATCGTTGTTGCAGGCCTGCGATGCGTACGGTTATCCGCTCGGTGAGGCGTTCCAGCTTCGTGACGACCTGCTCGGCGTCTTCGGGAATCCGTCCGTGACCGGTAAGTCCGATCTCGACGATTTGCGGGACGGAAAGCGCACCGTACTCGTGGCCTTGGCCCGGCAGCAGGCCACGCCGGGCCAGGGTGTCGCTCTTGAGGAGCTGTACGGCAACCCCGAGCTGGACGAACAGGGAGCTGGTCGGCTGCGCGAGATCATCAGACAGACAGGTGCCGAGGACGTGGTCGAGAACATGATTCGTGTGCGACGCGACCGTGCCCTCGATGCCTTGGAAAAGGCCCCCATGACGGAGCCGGCTCGGCGCAGTCTGGCCGAGCTGGCCGAGACGGCAACCCGTCGCCAGCGCTGA
- a CDS encoding zinc-binding dehydrogenase, giving the protein MKAAVLTGFGGPERLLVREDVAVPRPGRGQVLVRVAAAAVNNTDLWTRHGAYGLPEDPSALAGWRGTIEFPRVQGGDIAGTVVELGAEVDPALHGARVLVDPALYEAETAEANPVGLLGSEADGGFAQYVVVAAARAHVMTGSPLSDEQLACLPIAYGTAMGMLERARIAEGESVLVTGASGGVGLALVQLAAARGAHVVATTTRDKSELVSRSGAHTVIRRDADDVVEAIAGAVAGGLDAVADVVGGDSVSRLLPLLRDGGRWVIAGAVAGSGISFDLRRLYLRNLALIGSSMHTPGHFAELAEVARHGLVTPRVSARYPLSEIHAAQGEFARHAHVGKITITP; this is encoded by the coding sequence ATGAAAGCTGCTGTGTTGACCGGTTTCGGTGGTCCGGAGCGACTGCTGGTGCGCGAGGACGTCGCGGTGCCGCGGCCCGGACGCGGCCAGGTGCTGGTCCGGGTGGCCGCGGCGGCGGTGAACAACACCGACCTCTGGACCCGGCACGGTGCCTACGGGCTGCCCGAGGACCCGTCGGCGTTGGCTGGATGGCGGGGCACGATCGAGTTCCCCCGCGTTCAGGGCGGCGACATCGCCGGCACGGTCGTCGAGCTCGGCGCGGAGGTCGATCCCGCGTTGCACGGTGCACGGGTGCTGGTCGACCCCGCCCTGTACGAGGCCGAGACCGCCGAGGCCAACCCGGTCGGTCTGTTGGGCAGCGAGGCCGACGGTGGGTTCGCGCAGTACGTCGTCGTGGCCGCGGCGCGGGCGCACGTCATGACCGGGTCACCGTTGTCCGACGAGCAGCTGGCCTGTCTGCCGATCGCCTACGGCACGGCCATGGGCATGCTCGAACGCGCCCGGATCGCCGAAGGCGAGTCGGTACTGGTCACCGGAGCTTCCGGAGGGGTCGGTCTGGCTCTGGTGCAGTTGGCTGCCGCGCGTGGGGCTCACGTGGTAGCGACAACCACCCGGGACAAGAGCGAGCTCGTCTCCAGGTCCGGGGCGCACACGGTGATCCGTCGCGACGCGGACGACGTTGTCGAGGCGATCGCCGGGGCCGTGGCGGGTGGACTCGACGCGGTGGCCGATGTGGTCGGCGGAGATTCCGTGAGCCGGCTGTTGCCTCTGTTGCGCGACGGTGGGCGTTGGGTGATCGCCGGGGCCGTGGCGGGGTCCGGCATCAGCTTCGATCTGCGACGGTTGTATCTGCGCAATCTCGCCCTGATCGGCTCGTCGATGCACACCCCGGGTCATTTCGCCGAACTCGCCGAAGTCGCTCGGCACGGGCTGGTCACCCCGCGAGTGTCCGCTCGCTACCCACTCTCCGAGATCCACGCGGCCCAGGGCGAATTCGCGCGGCACGCCCACGTCGGCAAGATCACGATCACGCCGTGA
- a CDS encoding ATP-binding protein yields the protein MTKRVLRRSRLSLTRYLFLANTVLLIVTLAAAGALWTLHEYRDVRAEYTQRAMTMAQSVAALPEVRGYLADPQHRGEIASLAETIRRASDFRYVVIVDAQGIRHSHPDPHAIGGRPHTDPAPVLAGNTWTGMEWGPAGLTLRARVPVRDDAGDVVGYVSVGVLSSRVTLAASNTLPVIGTTLLLALALGAGGALWISRRIRAKTHGLEPAEITELLEGREALLYAITEGVLAVDADGAVLLANDSAREMLGLPQDCVGRTPDDLELDEHLREVLRGADTRQDVFLAVGGRLLVCNPRPVRIGEHDTGRLVTLRDHTEIVRLGGELDGVRTMANGLRAQTHEFANRIHTVTGMLDLGAAGEAREYLSELSATTTRASTSVSERVHDTALAALVLAKSAQASERGVDFELAALSDVPRELPPQLRDDVLLVVGNLVDNALEAVDTTGWVELFVLLHREGERLLEIRVTDSGPGPDPAGVEEMFTAGVSTKEHGDSSHRGFGLALVRQAVQRWHGSVDVDVTEETVFSAYLPVREDAR from the coding sequence ATGACGAAACGAGTTCTCCGCCGCTCGCGTCTTTCGCTGACCCGCTACCTGTTCCTCGCGAACACGGTGCTGCTGATCGTCACGCTCGCCGCCGCCGGCGCACTGTGGACACTCCACGAATATCGTGATGTGCGCGCCGAATACACCCAGCGCGCGATGACCATGGCGCAGTCGGTGGCGGCGCTGCCCGAAGTGCGCGGCTACCTCGCCGATCCGCAGCACCGCGGCGAGATCGCCTCCCTGGCCGAGACGATCCGCCGCGCCTCCGACTTCCGCTACGTCGTCATCGTCGACGCCCAGGGCATCCGGCATTCGCACCCCGATCCGCACGCCATCGGCGGTCGTCCGCACACCGACCCGGCGCCGGTGCTGGCCGGCAACACGTGGACGGGCATGGAGTGGGGTCCGGCCGGGCTCACCCTGCGCGCCCGGGTGCCGGTGCGCGACGACGCGGGCGACGTCGTCGGCTACGTCTCCGTCGGCGTACTGTCCTCGCGGGTCACGCTGGCCGCGTCGAACACGCTGCCCGTCATCGGCACGACCCTGCTGCTCGCTCTCGCGCTCGGCGCGGGCGGTGCGCTGTGGATCTCCCGCAGGATCCGCGCGAAAACGCACGGGCTCGAACCGGCCGAGATCACCGAACTGCTGGAGGGCCGCGAAGCCCTGCTCTACGCCATCACCGAAGGCGTGCTCGCCGTCGACGCGGACGGCGCCGTGCTGCTGGCCAATGACTCGGCCCGCGAGATGCTCGGGCTGCCGCAGGACTGCGTCGGCCGCACCCCGGACGACCTGGAACTGGACGAGCACCTGCGCGAGGTGCTGCGTGGAGCCGACACCCGGCAGGACGTGTTCCTCGCCGTCGGCGGCCGGTTGCTCGTGTGCAACCCCCGGCCGGTGCGCATCGGCGAGCACGACACCGGCAGGCTGGTGACGCTGCGCGATCACACCGAGATCGTGCGGCTCGGCGGTGAGCTGGACGGCGTGCGCACCATGGCCAACGGACTGCGTGCGCAGACCCACGAGTTCGCCAACCGCATCCACACCGTCACCGGCATGCTCGACCTCGGCGCGGCCGGCGAAGCCCGCGAGTACCTGTCCGAGCTGTCCGCCACGACCACCCGGGCGAGTACGTCCGTGTCCGAACGCGTCCACGACACCGCACTGGCCGCGCTCGTGCTGGCGAAGTCGGCGCAGGCCTCCGAGCGGGGTGTGGATTTCGAACTCGCCGCCCTCAGCGACGTGCCGCGGGAACTGCCGCCGCAGCTGCGCGACGACGTGCTGCTGGTCGTGGGCAACCTGGTGGACAACGCTCTCGAGGCCGTGGACACCACCGGGTGGGTGGAACTGTTCGTGCTGCTGCACCGGGAGGGCGAGCGACTGCTGGAGATCCGCGTCACCGACTCGGGGCCGGGGCCGGACCCCGCGGGCGTCGAGGAGATGTTCACCGCCGGGGTGAGCACCAAGGAGCACGGCGACAGCAGCCACCGCGGATTCGGGCTCGCGCTGGTGCGGCAGGCCGTCCAGCGGTGGCACGGGTCGGTGGACGTGGACGTCACCGAGGAGACCGTGTTCAGCGCCTACCTGCCGGTACGAGAGGATGCGCGGTAG
- a CDS encoding MFS transporter, with protein sequence MAAACYFVALFHRSSLAVAADAATERFSTSPATLSVLSALQLAIYLALQIPAGVLADRIGPRRMITAATLALAVGSAVFAVSASLLGGLAGRALIGFGDAFLFTNVLRLAAHWFSADRFGRVAAVTGLVGGIGQLAATAPLGTSLRLFGWVGTFSGAAALTAVLALSAWTMLRDRPDGHAEHEAAETAGAAPRERVSESLKAVVARNGTWHSFWVHFVMMGQFVAVTVLWGPPWLIESQGYDSAAASSWVLLCVGGFLAGSWLCGQYVAGRPHRRQRFALGLSTVVTLTWGVVIGWPGVLPPALLTVLLLIIGVAGGSAMLAFDGVRAANATHRSGLAVGTANMGGFTAAVLIQLAVGGVLRLAAELPADPSYRLAYLPVLVLVVVGTLGQLRQRRLMRREQPAARTTSG encoded by the coding sequence GTGGCAGCTGCCTGCTATTTCGTGGCGCTGTTCCACCGTTCCAGTCTGGCCGTGGCGGCCGACGCCGCCACCGAGAGGTTCTCCACGAGCCCGGCCACGTTGTCCGTGCTGTCGGCGCTGCAACTGGCCATCTACCTGGCGCTGCAGATCCCGGCCGGGGTGTTGGCCGACCGGATCGGGCCACGACGCATGATCACCGCGGCGACGCTGGCGCTGGCGGTCGGGTCGGCGGTCTTCGCGGTCAGCGCCTCGCTGCTGGGTGGCCTCGCCGGGAGGGCGCTGATCGGTTTCGGGGACGCGTTCCTGTTCACGAACGTGCTGCGGCTGGCGGCCCACTGGTTTTCCGCCGACCGCTTCGGCAGAGTGGCCGCGGTGACCGGTCTCGTCGGCGGCATCGGACAGTTGGCCGCCACGGCACCGCTGGGCACATCGCTGCGGCTGTTCGGCTGGGTGGGGACGTTCTCGGGCGCGGCGGCGTTGACCGCGGTACTGGCGTTGTCGGCCTGGACGATGCTGCGCGACCGGCCCGACGGTCACGCCGAGCACGAGGCGGCGGAAACGGCGGGAGCCGCTCCCCGCGAGAGAGTGTCCGAGTCCCTGAAGGCGGTGGTGGCCCGCAACGGAACCTGGCACTCCTTCTGGGTGCACTTCGTGATGATGGGCCAGTTCGTGGCGGTGACCGTGCTGTGGGGACCGCCGTGGTTGATCGAGTCCCAGGGCTACGACTCCGCCGCCGCGAGCAGTTGGGTGCTGCTGTGCGTGGGGGGTTTCCTGGCCGGGTCGTGGCTGTGCGGGCAGTACGTGGCCGGACGCCCACACCGCAGGCAGCGTTTCGCGCTCGGGCTGTCGACGGTGGTGACCCTGACGTGGGGGGTGGTGATCGGATGGCCCGGTGTGCTTCCCCCGGCGCTGTTGACGGTACTGCTGTTGATCATCGGTGTGGCGGGGGGTTCGGCGATGCTGGCCTTCGACGGTGTCCGTGCCGCCAACGCCACCCACCGGTCCGGGCTGGCCGTGGGAACGGCGAACATGGGCGGTTTCACGGCCGCTGTGCTGATCCAGCTCGCGGTGGGCGGGGTTCTGCGGCTCGCCGCCGAGCTGCCCGCCGACCCGTCCTACAGGTTGGCGTATCTGCCGGTGCTGGTTCTGGTGGTGGTCGGCACGCTGGGTCAGCTACGACAGCGGCGGCTGATGCGGCGGGAACAGCCCGCCGCCAGAACCACGTCGGGGTGA
- a CDS encoding AarF/UbiB family protein: MSQAFGGSRGVDSGADSVGREQQRAREVRRGLERLGPFYIKVGQILSTRPDIVPPTMISELEKLHDRVSALPFSHFEPVLEEQLGPGWKERFLHVEMLDPLGVASLAQVYAVTLRDGRPGVIKIQRPGIRETVSEDMRMMRRAARMFGRCAPRLNAVVDIEAMLGVLFDAMRPELDFTVEASHMDQAREAVKGFRTLSVPEVEFCTPRVLVQSLAPGRSIGEIDRAELPERERLAIGEELLSFTYRGFFVDRMFHADPHPGNIFVQPGGQASLIDWGMVGRVDRRTSLMIMLVLLNIAQNDGYGTAKAWIDLGYATPWADVTAFMSDMSALTPKIASASLEELNFGVTLTAVLERSTKRGIKTNPVISVLGKAFGNIEGSVRCLAPELSLTGVFQDQMKRIMIDLAGEHFSLTQAARTVTELMLGVGAAPEQARTLARDLSNRDFGVNIGRDRSTRSRSDALSAGLLSLGGAALWLQNRRGNRS; the protein is encoded by the coding sequence GTGAGTCAGGCGTTCGGTGGGTCTCGTGGGGTCGACAGTGGCGCCGACTCCGTCGGACGTGAGCAGCAACGAGCGCGGGAGGTGCGCCGGGGACTGGAAAGACTGGGACCGTTCTACATCAAGGTGGGCCAGATCCTGTCGACACGTCCGGACATCGTCCCGCCCACTATGATCAGTGAGCTGGAGAAGCTTCACGACCGAGTGTCGGCGTTGCCGTTCAGCCACTTCGAACCCGTCCTCGAGGAGCAGTTGGGCCCTGGGTGGAAGGAGCGGTTCCTGCATGTCGAGATGCTGGATCCGTTGGGTGTCGCTTCGCTGGCACAGGTGTATGCGGTCACGCTGCGGGACGGCCGTCCCGGGGTGATCAAGATCCAGCGCCCGGGTATCCGCGAGACCGTTTCCGAGGACATGCGGATGATGCGGCGGGCGGCCCGGATGTTCGGACGTTGCGCTCCCCGGCTCAATGCCGTGGTGGATATCGAGGCGATGCTGGGCGTGCTGTTCGACGCCATGCGTCCGGAGCTCGATTTCACCGTCGAGGCGTCGCACATGGATCAGGCCAGAGAGGCGGTGAAAGGGTTTCGCACTCTGTCGGTTCCGGAGGTGGAGTTCTGCACCCCGCGTGTTCTGGTGCAGTCCTTGGCGCCGGGCAGGTCCATTGGCGAGATCGACCGGGCGGAGTTACCGGAACGGGAGCGTCTGGCCATCGGTGAGGAGTTGCTGTCGTTCACCTATCGGGGCTTCTTCGTCGACCGCATGTTTCACGCCGATCCGCATCCGGGCAACATCTTCGTTCAACCGGGTGGTCAGGCGAGTTTGATCGACTGGGGCATGGTCGGTCGGGTCGATCGGCGCACCAGCCTGATGATCATGCTCGTGCTGTTGAACATCGCCCAGAACGATGGGTACGGGACGGCCAAGGCGTGGATCGATCTCGGATACGCGACTCCGTGGGCCGATGTCACGGCGTTCATGTCGGACATGTCGGCGCTTACTCCGAAGATCGCTTCTGCCTCGCTGGAGGAGCTGAATTTCGGTGTGACGTTGACCGCGGTGCTCGAGCGGTCCACCAAGCGTGGTATCAAGACCAACCCCGTCATTTCCGTGCTCGGTAAGGCTTTCGGAAACATCGAGGGCTCGGTGCGGTGTTTGGCTCCCGAGCTGTCGTTGACCGGTGTGTTTCAGGATCAGATGAAGCGCATCATGATCGACCTGGCGGGTGAGCACTTCTCGCTGACGCAGGCCGCGCGGACGGTCACGGAGTTGATGCTCGGGGTCGGAGCGGCCCCCGAGCAAGCACGCACCCTGGCCCGGGATCTGTCCAATCGGGATTTCGGTGTCAACATCGGCCGGGACCGTTCCACCCGTTCCCGGTCGGACGCCTTGTCCGCCGGGCTGCTGTCGTTGGGCGGTGCCGCGTTGTGGCTGCAGAACCGGCGTGGGAACCGATCCTGA
- a CDS encoding response regulator, with the protein MLSVLVVDDDARVARNHRDFVVSVPGFTVVGVAHTGAEALRAVAEHQPDLVLLDLYLPDTSGINVLQRLRSPDEPGPGTPVDVLVITALRDIDNVRAALHGGAMYYLLKPFNLSALREQLDRFAAVRDKLTGVEQATQRDVDRVFGVRRASTRTSLPKGLTAATAQLVAETLRATGDDLSAVEVAERAGIARVTARRYLEHLCADGQAALRMRYGSAGRPEHRYQWVR; encoded by the coding sequence GTGCTGTCGGTGCTCGTCGTCGACGACGACGCACGCGTGGCGCGCAACCACCGGGATTTCGTCGTATCGGTCCCCGGGTTCACGGTCGTCGGCGTCGCCCACACCGGCGCCGAGGCGTTGCGCGCCGTCGCCGAGCACCAGCCCGATCTCGTCCTGCTCGACCTCTACCTGCCGGACACGTCGGGCATCAACGTGCTGCAGCGGCTGCGCTCACCGGACGAACCCGGGCCGGGCACGCCCGTGGACGTGCTGGTGATCACCGCGTTGCGCGACATCGACAACGTGCGCGCCGCGCTGCACGGCGGTGCGATGTACTACCTGCTCAAACCGTTCAACCTGAGCGCGCTGCGGGAGCAGTTGGATCGCTTCGCCGCGGTGCGTGACAAGCTCACCGGCGTGGAACAGGCCACCCAGCGCGACGTGGATCGCGTGTTCGGCGTGCGGCGGGCGAGTACGCGGACGAGCCTGCCGAAGGGGTTGACGGCAGCAACGGCGCAGCTCGTGGCGGAGACGCTGCGCGCCACCGGGGACGATCTCTCCGCCGTCGAAGTCGCCGAACGCGCCGGCATCGCGCGGGTGACCGCGCGGCGCTACCTCGAACACCTGTGCGCCGACGGGCAGGCCGCGTTGCGGATGCGGTACGGGTCGGCGGGGCGACCCGAGCACCGCTACCAGTGGGTTCGTTGA
- a CDS encoding terpene synthase family protein yields the protein MTGLQAHFQMPPFYCPIEPALHPDVDMIEKRAIEWIDRVGIYRDETQRTRVIETNSAEFFSRFASEGIDDNVLLAAQWVYWGFAFDDVRCDRGPLSDRPDRFVQVAGRVQRVIEAPHSVDTADDPYLGALHDIGLTMRELATPTQVRRFIDAHRSWLHAVAWQIGNQARNEIPGLNDYITMRLGSCGGFPTMALLEIGNGAEVPAHEMDHPTVRAATEAALLTAGLDNDLHSYRRELQQQHTAQNIINVLIHHEGHELERALLEAVGLRDRIMQLYLRLHAQLLPEASSELRTYLTCLGKGVRGNIDWALRVPRYNGSTPPDESSTEPQHRTPVCTDIPSDHTPGPPAAIPAISWWWNRVEHDQ from the coding sequence GTGACAGGCCTACAGGCACACTTCCAGATGCCACCGTTCTACTGTCCGATCGAACCGGCGCTTCACCCGGATGTGGACATGATCGAGAAGCGGGCGATCGAATGGATAGATAGAGTCGGCATCTACAGAGACGAGACCCAACGAACCCGGGTCATCGAAACCAACAGTGCTGAATTCTTTTCACGATTCGCGTCGGAAGGAATCGACGACAACGTCCTCCTCGCGGCCCAATGGGTGTACTGGGGTTTCGCCTTCGACGACGTCCGCTGCGACCGTGGACCGCTGTCCGACCGCCCCGACAGATTCGTACAAGTGGCCGGGCGCGTGCAACGTGTTATCGAAGCTCCGCACAGCGTCGACACCGCCGACGATCCCTATCTCGGCGCGCTGCACGACATCGGACTGACCATGCGGGAACTGGCCACCCCCACCCAGGTACGCCGATTCATCGACGCGCACCGGTCCTGGTTGCACGCGGTCGCCTGGCAGATCGGCAACCAGGCCCGCAACGAGATACCCGGACTCAACGACTACATCACCATGCGCCTGGGAAGCTGCGGAGGCTTCCCCACCATGGCACTGCTGGAAATCGGCAACGGCGCCGAGGTTCCGGCCCACGAGATGGATCACCCCACGGTGCGCGCGGCCACCGAAGCGGCCTTGCTGACCGCAGGCCTCGACAACGACCTGCACTCCTACCGCAGAGAGCTCCAACAACAGCACACCGCCCAGAACATCATCAACGTGCTGATCCACCACGAAGGGCACGAACTGGAACGGGCTCTGCTCGAGGCAGTCGGCCTCCGCGACCGCATCATGCAGTTGTACCTGCGGCTACACGCTCAACTCCTCCCGGAGGCGAGCAGCGAACTACGCACCTACCTGACCTGTCTGGGGAAAGGAGTCCGCGGCAACATCGACTGGGCACTGCGGGTCCCGCGCTACAACGGCTCGACACCACCGGACGAGAGCTCAACCGAGCCACAGCACCGGACTCCCGTCTGCACCGACATCCCCTCGGACCACACTCCCGGTCCCCCCGCCGCCATTCCCGCCATCTCCTGGTGGTGGAACAGAGTGGAGCACGACCAGTAG